A part of Herpetosiphonaceae bacterium genomic DNA contains:
- a CDS encoding dienelactone hydrolase family protein produces MADRTSQELTYYGDHQSACGYLAMPERGEGPGVLVLHAWWGLNDTMRAICTRLAEAGFVAFAPDLYHGKVAETIADAEALGAALDANHVQAKAEIAEAARFLTSRFGQGEGGLAVMAFSLGAYYALDLAAADPDHIRAVVLFYGTGGGDFSAARAAYLGHFAANDEFEPLSQVDELEESLKRAGRPVTFYRYSDTGHWFFEPDRAEAYNPAAASLAWDRTLAFLRRHSTV; encoded by the coding sequence ATGGCGGATCGCACATCACAGGAACTGACGTACTACGGCGACCATCAGAGCGCCTGCGGCTACCTCGCCATGCCCGAACGCGGCGAAGGGCCAGGCGTGCTCGTGCTCCATGCGTGGTGGGGGCTGAACGATACCATGCGCGCCATTTGCACACGGCTGGCTGAAGCTGGGTTCGTGGCCTTCGCCCCAGACCTCTATCACGGCAAGGTCGCCGAAACGATTGCCGATGCCGAAGCCCTTGGTGCAGCGCTCGACGCCAACCACGTCCAGGCCAAGGCCGAGATCGCCGAGGCAGCACGGTTTCTCACGTCACGTTTCGGCCAGGGTGAGGGCGGCCTTGCCGTCATGGCCTTCTCGCTCGGAGCGTATTATGCGCTCGACCTCGCCGCCGCCGATCCCGACCACATCCGTGCCGTCGTCCTCTTTTACGGCACCGGGGGCGGCGACTTCAGCGCCGCGCGCGCGGCCTACCTCGGTCATTTTGCCGCGAACGATGAGTTTGAGCCGCTATCCCAGGTCGACGAGCTGGAGGAATCGCTCAAGCGTGCTGGCCGCCCGGTGACGTTCTATCGCTACAGCGACACGGGACACTGGTTCTTTGAGCCGGATCGCGCCGAGGCATATAACCCAGCGGCAGCGAGCCTGGCGTGGGATCGCACCCTCGCCTTCCTGCGGCGTCACTCGACCGTATGA
- a CDS encoding crosslink repair DNA glycosylase YcaQ family protein has product MLTITIETARRFILGKQGLWPGRRWRGITGTEQAMRAMEYLQLDPLHIIARSHDITLHSRVLDYTPGLWEDLAYRQRKFFDWGGWLAVRPMDELPHWRVVMRREGESGPRMRSIARDHADAIVEMRAILHERGTVSNRDFAMATRTRTHSYRGRKDSALALYYLWLTGEVMTHHRERFERVYALTETVAPAHLIRESDEAEANRFLITKEVSFSGLARLSRVADSFLRGVPFSSVQQLRAAMVADGDLIEVKVEGWKAMHYALGSDAEVLRELSAGRMPEAWTPLKTTTTEEVVFLAPLDQVSARGRASVVFGFDYVWEVYKPAHRRRFGYYTLPVLWGDRLVARFDSKLDRTTGTFIILGLWLEDESLGTDAAFAEALARGFARFVTFLGARTLDAAAIREPLLRQCVDAALEAHAR; this is encoded by the coding sequence ATGCTGACGATTACGATCGAAACCGCCCGCCGCTTCATCCTCGGCAAGCAGGGCCTGTGGCCCGGGCGACGCTGGCGCGGCATCACGGGCACCGAGCAGGCTATGCGCGCGATGGAGTACCTGCAGCTCGACCCGCTGCACATCATCGCGCGTAGTCATGACATCACGCTGCACAGCCGCGTCCTCGACTATACGCCTGGCCTGTGGGAAGATCTGGCCTATCGGCAGCGCAAGTTCTTTGACTGGGGTGGCTGGCTGGCCGTCCGACCGATGGACGAGCTGCCGCACTGGCGCGTGGTGATGCGCCGTGAGGGCGAGAGCGGCCCGCGCATGCGCAGCATTGCCCGCGACCACGCTGATGCTATTGTCGAAATGCGGGCCATCTTGCACGAGCGCGGCACCGTGAGCAACCGCGACTTCGCGATGGCGACGCGGACGCGAACGCACAGCTATCGCGGTCGCAAGGACAGCGCGTTAGCGTTGTATTATTTGTGGCTCACCGGCGAGGTGATGACGCACCACCGCGAGCGCTTCGAGCGCGTGTACGCCCTCACGGAGACGGTCGCGCCTGCGCATCTTATTCGTGAGAGCGACGAGGCAGAGGCTAACCGCTTCTTGATCACAAAGGAAGTCAGCTTCTCCGGCCTGGCGCGGCTAAGCCGTGTGGCAGATTCGTTTCTGCGCGGCGTGCCGTTCAGTAGCGTCCAGCAGCTACGCGCGGCGATGGTGGCCGACGGCGACCTCATCGAGGTCAAGGTTGAAGGCTGGAAGGCGATGCACTACGCGCTCGGGAGCGACGCCGAGGTGCTGCGCGAGTTGAGCGCAGGGCGTATGCCGGAGGCATGGACGCCGTTGAAGACGACTACGACGGAAGAGGTCGTCTTCCTCGCACCGCTCGATCAGGTCAGCGCGCGCGGGCGAGCCAGCGTGGTATTTGGCTTCGACTACGTGTGGGAGGTCTACAAGCCTGCGCACCGGCGGAGGTTCGGCTACTACACGCTGCCGGTGTTGTGGGGCGACCGGCTCGTCGCGCGCTTCGACAGCAAGCTCGACCGGACGACCGGCACGTTCATCATCCTGGGCCTGTGGCTGGAGGATGAATCCCTCGGCACCGATGCGGCATTTGCGGAAGCATTAGCGCGTGGGTTTGCGCGCTTCGTGACGTTTCTCGGCGCGCGCACGCTGGATGCAGCGGCGATTCGCGAGCCGCTGCTGCGCCAATGCGTAGACGCTGCACTAGAAGCGCATGCACGCTGA
- a CDS encoding DinB family protein, with product MDYREPIISQYHAALDMLKQSILACPETLWHRPDDRNTFSQVAYHALFFTHLYLQESEQAFRVWSGHRDAYRFEDDVRTQPAESATKATVLAYLAFCQRQVVENVSTMELAAASGFDWLPFTTFEVQLYSIRHIQQHVGELMERLGTRASAIDWVGSCRDESTREKHP from the coding sequence ATGGATTACCGTGAACCGATCATCTCGCAATACCACGCTGCCCTCGACATGCTCAAGCAATCGATTCTCGCGTGCCCCGAAACGCTCTGGCACCGTCCGGACGACCGCAACACGTTCTCGCAGGTCGCCTATCACGCACTGTTCTTCACGCACCTGTACCTTCAAGAATCGGAGCAGGCGTTTCGCGTCTGGTCTGGGCACCGCGACGCCTATCGGTTTGAAGATGACGTGCGCACACAACCCGCCGAGTCAGCGACCAAAGCGACGGTGCTCGCGTACCTTGCCTTCTGTCAGCGCCAGGTCGTCGAAAACGTGTCGACCATGGAGTTAGCCGCAGCGTCGGGCTTTGACTGGCTACCATTTACGACATTCGAAGTGCAGCTGTACTCGATTCGCCACATTCAGCAGCATGTTGGTGAATTAATGGAGCGCCTGGGTACGCGAGCGAGTGCGATCGATTGGGTGGGATCATGCCGTGATGAAAGCACACGTGAGAAGCATCCATAG
- a CDS encoding DinB family protein gives MTTSLRGELEAARLIFHFLLDSLSDEELMRHSHNPAWTNKHMLFHMALGFFLLPILSLLVLVFGRLPAIFSRIFARILNGATPAFNLINALGAYGGGRVVPRSAMYTIFDGVYALSMQIADHLPAEEWTRGMYYPTAWDALFTPYMTLEDVFRFPVRHFYTHVKQIAR, from the coding sequence ATGACGACATCCCTACGCGGTGAGCTGGAAGCCGCGCGACTGATCTTCCATTTTCTGCTCGATTCGCTCTCCGACGAGGAGTTAATGCGACACAGTCACAATCCAGCGTGGACGAACAAGCACATGCTCTTCCACATGGCCTTGGGCTTTTTTCTGCTCCCGATTCTCAGCCTCTTAGTGCTGGTGTTCGGACGATTACCAGCAATCTTTTCTCGCATCTTCGCTCGTATACTCAATGGTGCGACCCCGGCCTTTAACCTCATCAATGCGCTGGGGGCGTATGGAGGTGGACGAGTCGTTCCGCGATCCGCAATGTATACGATCTTCGATGGGGTGTATGCGCTGAGCATGCAGATCGCCGATCATCTTCCGGCTGAGGAGTGGACGCGGGGCATGTATTACCCGACGGCCTGGGATGCCCTGTTTACTCCCTACATGACATTGGAAGACGTGTTTCGGTTTCCCGTGCGGCACTTCTACACGCATGTCAAGCAGATAGCACGGTGA